The Clostridia bacterium genome includes a region encoding these proteins:
- the csm2 gene encoding type III-A CRISPR-associated protein Csm2 — protein sequence MVDYAKQAQEVVKELNSQRKKLTTAQIRKFLAGVNMISNKILAYQAEGRIKGDVLPEDIISELQYLKIKFIYQCGRFGKRGPVEKFNNVAKITERIDDIGNSKSKFESFSKYIEAIVAYHKYEGGD from the coding sequence ATGGTGGATTATGCTAAACAAGCCCAAGAGGTTGTTAAAGAACTTAATTCACAAAGAAAAAAATTGACTACAGCACAGATAAGGAAGTTTCTGGCAGGAGTTAACATGATCTCAAACAAGATATTAGCCTATCAGGCAGAGGGTAGAATAAAAGGCGACGTTCTTCCCGAGGACATAATAAGCGAGTTGCAGTATTTAAAAATTAAATTTATTTATCAGTGTGGCAGGTTTGGTAAAAGAGGACCGGTAGAAAAGTTCAATAATGTTGCAAAGATCACGGAAAGAATTGACGATATAGGAAACAGCAAAAGCAAATTTGAATCCTTTAGCAAATATATAGAAGCTATAGTAGCATACCATAAATATGAGGGAGGCGACTAA
- the csm3 gene encoding type III-A CRISPR-associated RAMP protein Csm3, which yields MISTIKGKIMITGKLTLRTGMHIGASSDFSAIGAVDSVIVRDMLTQRPYLPGSSLKGKMRYLLARTTVDNGQLKPIDQEPDVLKRLFGNSKDEIVQSRLQFYDLFMNEESIKKINNLETDLYLSEIKFENTINRATAVANPRQIERVPAGSCFDFKLNYNVEDVDTVEEDFKNIALAVNLLEDDYLGGHGTRGYGRVAFSQFEFKERYYVQDNKEVMKECSDKAKAAFKKQRDQGELSGRGVI from the coding sequence ATGATATCAACTATAAAAGGTAAAATAATGATCACAGGAAAATTGACATTAAGGACAGGGATGCATATAGGGGCTTCTTCTGATTTTTCTGCTATAGGAGCTGTAGATTCAGTCATTGTGAGAGATATGTTGACCCAACGTCCATATTTGCCCGGAAGTTCTCTCAAAGGGAAGATGAGATATCTATTGGCTCGTACAACTGTGGATAACGGACAGCTTAAACCTATAGACCAGGAGCCTGATGTTTTAAAGAGATTGTTTGGAAACTCTAAAGATGAGATAGTACAATCTCGACTGCAATTTTATGATCTGTTTATGAATGAGGAGAGCATAAAAAAAATTAACAATTTGGAGACTGATTTATATCTATCGGAAATAAAGTTTGAAAACACCATCAACAGAGCGACAGCAGTGGCCAACCCGAGACAAATTGAAAGAGTGCCTGCAGGCAGCTGCTTTGATTTCAAATTGAACTACAATGTAGAGGATGTGGATACAGTTGAAGAGGATTTTAAAAACATTGCACTTGCAGTAAATTTGTTGGAGGATGATTATTTAGGTGGACATGGAACAAGGGGTTATGGAAGAGTTGCATTCAGTCAATTTGAATTCAAGGAAAGGTATTATGTGCAAGATAACAAAGAGGTCATGAAAGAGTGTAGCGATAAGGCTAAAGCAGCTTTTAAGAAGCAGAGAGACCAGGGAGAGTTGTCAGGTCGAGGTGTCATTTGA
- a CDS encoding type III-A CRISPR-associated protein Cas10/Csm1, with product ILSMFFKSDINRICQGVQQNSFIFGDARTDQEKNLVIVYSGGDDVFIVGAWNEIIAFAVDLYNSFTKLGQGKLTFSAGIGMFKHEFPIYQMAHITGILENMAKSNGKDSIALFAPNNEENNAGEHVYKWDRFINNVCNQKISILNKWFYYDDKQVQKDKLYAGTSFIYKLINLYRSMVEDDKINLARIAYTLAGIEPSQQASDIVKSKYRDLKDKLYHWAINEDDRKEFLTALTLIVYLNREEG from the coding sequence GGATATTATCAATGTTTTTTAAATCCGATATAAATAGAATTTGCCAAGGGGTGCAGCAAAATAGTTTTATATTCGGGGATGCCCGAACAGACCAAGAAAAAAACCTAGTAATAGTCTATTCCGGAGGGGACGATGTATTTATTGTAGGGGCTTGGAATGAAATAATAGCCTTTGCAGTGGATTTATATAATAGTTTCACAAAATTGGGCCAAGGTAAATTAACTTTTTCAGCAGGGATAGGAATGTTTAAACATGAATTTCCTATATACCAAATGGCACATATTACTGGAATTTTAGAAAATATGGCTAAAAGCAATGGAAAGGATTCGATAGCTTTGTTTGCTCCTAATAATGAAGAGAACAATGCTGGAGAGCATGTATACAAATGGGATCGGTTTATAAATAATGTATGCAATCAAAAAATCAGCATACTCAATAAGTGGTTTTATTATGATGACAAGCAAGTACAAAAAGACAAGCTTTATGCAGGCACATCTTTTATATACAAATTGATAAATTTATATCGGAGCATGGTAGAGGATGACAAGATTAATTTAGCCCGGATTGCCTATACTTTGGCAGGGATAGAGCCATCGCAGCAAGCAAGCGATATAGTCAAGTCTAAATATAGAGATTTAAAAGATAAATTATACCACTGGGCTATCAATGAAGATGATAGAAAAGAGTTTTTAACTGCATTAACTTTGATCGTATATTTAAACAGAGAGGAAGGATGA